A region from the Campylobacter blaseri genome encodes:
- a CDS encoding 4Fe-4S dicluster domain-containing protein yields the protein MDIDSNNVAVWVDESRCKACNICINYCPSGTLAMRYEPSNIQGMMIEILDPNTCIGCRDCETHCPDFAIFVADKGFKFAKLTSEAKQRAKEIVENNFMFIKEVK from the coding sequence ATGGATATAGACTCTAACAATGTAGCTGTTTGGGTTGATGAATCTAGGTGCAAAGCCTGTAATATTTGTATAAATTACTGCCCAAGTGGAACTTTGGCAATGAGGTATGAGCCAAGCAATATTCAAGGTATGATGATAGAAATTTTAGATCCAAATACCTGTATAGGGTGTAGGGATTGTGAAACCCATTGTCCTGACTTTGCTATTTTTGTGGCAGATAAAGGATTTAAATTTGCAAAGCTTACATCTGAGGCAAAACAAAGAGCAAAAGAGATTGTTGAAAATAACTTTATGTTTATAAAGGAAGTAAAATGA
- the sucD gene encoding succinate--CoA ligase subunit alpha, which produces MSILINKNTKVIVQGFTGKEGTFHSKECIAYGTNIVAGVTPFKGGQTHLDRPVFNTVKEAVTHTGASVSLIFIPSMFAADGIMEAANAGIKLAVVITENIPINDMIKAKNYANKCGMKIIGPNCPGVISSNECKLGIMPASIFKKANINIGLISKSGTLTYEGANQIINEGYGVSTAIGIGGDNIIGMTYSDLLPMFEKDDDTKAIVMIGEIGGLLEIEACSVIKEQILKPIVAFIAGKSAPKGKKMGHAGAIISEENSSAVGKIKALKNVGVHVVESPAHIGKKLKEILK; this is translated from the coding sequence ATGAGTATACTTATTAATAAAAATACAAAAGTTATAGTTCAAGGTTTTACAGGTAAAGAGGGCACTTTTCATTCAAAAGAGTGTATAGCTTATGGAACAAATATAGTTGCAGGTGTTACTCCGTTTAAAGGGGGTCAAACACATCTTGATAGGCCTGTATTTAACACAGTAAAAGAAGCAGTTACCCATACAGGAGCTAGTGTTAGTTTGATTTTTATACCTTCAATGTTTGCAGCTGATGGCATAATGGAAGCGGCTAATGCAGGTATAAAACTAGCTGTTGTAATTACTGAAAATATACCTATCAATGATATGATAAAAGCAAAAAACTATGCTAATAAATGTGGTATGAAGATAATAGGTCCAAATTGCCCTGGGGTTATTAGCTCTAATGAGTGCAAACTTGGTATTATGCCTGCAAGTATATTTAAAAAAGCCAATATTAATATAGGTTTAATCTCAAAATCAGGAACTCTTACTTATGAAGGTGCAAATCAAATTATAAATGAGGGTTATGGTGTATCCACTGCCATTGGAATTGGTGGAGATAATATAATAGGAATGACCTATTCAGATTTGCTTCCTATGTTTGAAAAAGATGATGATACAAAAGCTATTGTTATGATAGGAGAGATTGGGGGTCTTTTGGAAATTGAAGCTTGCAGTGTTATAAAAGAGCAAATTTTAAAACCAATTGTTGCATTTATAGCGGGTAAATCAGCTCCAAAAGGCAAAAAAATGGGGCATGCAGGTGCAATTATCAGCGAAGAAAACAGCAGTGCTGTTGGAAAAATCAAAGCACTTAAAAATGTTGGAGTTCATGTCGTTGAAAGTCCAGCTCATATTGGTAAAAAATTAAAAGAGATACTTAAATAA